The proteins below are encoded in one region of Candidatus Thiodiazotropha sp. LNASS1:
- a CDS encoding 4Fe-4S dicluster domain-containing protein: protein MARMGMVFDLKRCIGCNACVIGCKQENSLPDGVFFTKTLSEDYGVYPSVKRVYIPTLCNHCEDAPCEKVCPSGATYTRDDGIVMVDGEKCIGCGSCAVACPYDQRSQVSKEMLDRGLFGEGQLTDFEKQGYERFTPGTVIKCDFCSNRVDAGLDPACVVTCPTNARIFGDFDDPDSKPNRVMRERGGGQTPLAEKNTKPKVYYIS from the coding sequence ATGGCCAGAATGGGTATGGTCTTTGACCTGAAACGGTGTATTGGCTGCAATGCCTGCGTAATTGGCTGTAAACAGGAAAACAGTCTGCCGGACGGTGTGTTCTTCACTAAGACGCTGAGTGAGGATTATGGTGTCTATCCGTCTGTCAAACGCGTCTATATTCCGACCTTGTGCAACCATTGCGAGGATGCTCCCTGTGAAAAGGTCTGTCCCAGCGGGGCAACTTACACTCGGGATGATGGCATTGTCATGGTGGATGGTGAAAAGTGTATCGGATGCGGGAGCTGTGCTGTGGCCTGTCCCTATGATCAACGCAGTCAGGTCTCAAAGGAGATGTTGGATAGGGGGCTATTCGGTGAAGGCCAATTAACCGATTTCGAGAAGCAAGGCTACGAGCGTTTCACACCGGGTACCGTTATCAAGTGTGACTTCTGCAGTAACCGGGTGGATGCCGGTCTTGATCCTGCCTGTGTGGTTACTTGTCCCACCAATGCACGTATCTTCGGTGATTTTGATGATCCGGACAGCAAGCCCAATCGGGTAATGCGTGAACGGGGTGGCGGTCAAACCCCACTGGCGGAAAAAAATACCAAACCCAAGGTTTATTACATATCCTAA
- the nrfD gene encoding NrfD/PsrC family molybdoenzyme membrane anchor subunit has protein sequence MSNTDAPLVGDSFKLGYRFQNFWDVPMATAFFFGELGAGTFLISMYFDFVAGMIFGLISTGVGKPLFHLTHMGVPAKSWRAMLRPDRSWISRGLISIMVFVPFGILVVLDQTFGWSGGGAVGKLIQLIAVAAALLVMTYQGFAMSHSSSIALWNTGLMPVSSMTYALLGGAAVTLLLGNVLNSLVDADLVLLQKLLLALLVVTLAILLSLLHAAYHGTRGGQQSVTLLIKESFSLPFYTLVLGAGILLPLVLLWFGGSALVSVFVAATGVLVGFFSYRVLIFKAGVYEPQISFAARLGLH, from the coding sequence ATGTCGAATACAGATGCACCTTTGGTCGGCGATAGCTTTAAACTTGGTTACCGCTTCCAAAATTTCTGGGATGTGCCGATGGCCACAGCCTTTTTCTTCGGTGAGTTGGGTGCCGGTACCTTCCTGATATCGATGTACTTTGATTTTGTTGCCGGGATGATCTTCGGTCTGATCAGCACTGGTGTTGGAAAGCCGCTTTTTCATTTGACCCACATGGGTGTACCGGCGAAATCCTGGCGGGCGATGCTTCGTCCGGACCGTTCCTGGATCAGTCGTGGCTTGATATCCATTATGGTCTTTGTCCCATTCGGGATACTGGTTGTACTGGATCAGACTTTTGGCTGGTCCGGCGGGGGAGCCGTGGGCAAGCTGATTCAGCTTATCGCAGTCGCTGCCGCACTGCTGGTGATGACCTATCAGGGATTCGCGATGTCACACTCCTCATCCATAGCCTTGTGGAACACGGGTTTGATGCCGGTTAGCAGTATGACTTATGCCTTGCTCGGCGGTGCCGCCGTCACCCTGCTTCTGGGTAATGTATTGAACAGTTTGGTCGATGCTGATCTGGTGTTGTTGCAAAAGCTGTTGCTAGCTTTGCTGGTGGTAACGCTAGCCATCCTGTTGAGTCTGCTTCATGCCGCTTATCACGGTACCCGGGGTGGGCAACAGTCGGTGACATTATTGATCAAAGAGAGTTTCTCATTGCCCTTTTATACTCTGGTTTTAGGTGCCGGTATTCTTCTTCCGCTTGTTTTGCTGTGGTTCGGGGGGAGCGCATTAGTGTCGGTATTTGTGGCTGCGACCGGCGTATTGGTCGGTTTCTTCAGCTATCGTGTTTTAATCTTCAAGGCAGGTGTCTATGAGCCCCAAATTAGCTTTGCAGCCCGTCTTGGCCTGCACTAG
- the fdhD gene encoding formate dehydrogenase accessory sulfurtransferase FdhD, translating into MRRVTSRYIPGPGQPGVVEQSPVVVEDALTLDVEAIGTYTLMWTPTDNVQLMASGYLSGHGLLSEEVPSAALSLAAGFAFTEGLIQNLDDVESLAVCPDKPGIVRMKLKSPETVETRRRNLVMTSSCGICGSREVVENNTFGLNNVPDRMRLMGRGVAELMEEMRQRQAIFDETGGAHAAAVFTSDGRIHAVAEDLGRHNALDKVIGATLLNGEGFKARGVLLSSRLSLEMVTKAVRAGLEIVAAVSAPTSLAIEVAERFGVTLCGFVRKGRLTIYSHPHRIDPLG; encoded by the coding sequence GTGCGGCGTGTAACATCACGTTACATTCCCGGGCCGGGTCAACCGGGTGTGGTGGAACAGAGTCCTGTAGTCGTTGAAGACGCCTTGACGTTGGATGTCGAGGCAATCGGTACTTATACCCTGATGTGGACGCCTACCGATAATGTGCAACTTATGGCTAGCGGGTATCTTTCAGGGCATGGCCTGCTGAGCGAGGAGGTTCCCAGTGCGGCACTTTCACTAGCTGCGGGTTTTGCCTTCACGGAAGGCTTGATTCAAAACCTGGATGATGTCGAGAGCCTGGCGGTATGTCCGGACAAGCCGGGCATCGTGCGCATGAAGCTCAAGAGTCCGGAAACGGTAGAAACACGAAGGCGCAACTTGGTGATGACGAGCTCCTGCGGGATATGCGGAAGCAGGGAAGTGGTCGAAAACAATACCTTTGGCCTGAATAACGTACCTGATCGAATGCGACTGATGGGTAGGGGGGTCGCAGAACTGATGGAGGAGATGCGGCAGCGACAGGCCATTTTCGATGAGACAGGCGGTGCGCATGCGGCAGCTGTGTTTACTTCTGATGGGCGTATTCATGCTGTAGCCGAAGATCTTGGGCGACACAATGCCCTGGACAAGGTTATCGGGGCTACTCTGCTGAACGGCGAAGGGTTCAAGGCACGAGGTGTTCTGCTATCCAGTCGCCTGAGTCTGGAGATGGTGACCAAAGCGGTGCGCGCAGGTCTGGAAATTGTTGCTGCAGTCAGTGCGCCGACTTCATTGGCGATAGAAGTGGCGGAACGGTTTGGTGTGACCCTGTGCGGCTTTGTACGCAAAGGGCGCTTGACGATTTATTCCCATCCACATCGAATCGATCCGTTAGGGTGA
- the npdG gene encoding NADPH-dependent F420 reductase produces MSDSLPIVAVLGGTGDLGGGLAYQLAKAGYPVIIGSRGEEKAKASAKAMSDRVGTSVDGRENSAAATIADVVIMTVPFASHDSTLKSVRDAVQGKIFVDATVPLVPPKVARVQLPADGPAAKQSQMLLGENVRVVSAFQNIAATHLQSDDGHHNECDVLVSGNDPEARDMVVKLARDIGLRAWHAGAIDNSAVAEALTSVLIFLNKRYKINGAGLRITGEPGSAV; encoded by the coding sequence ATGTCTGATTCGTTGCCGATTGTCGCCGTATTAGGTGGTACAGGTGATCTGGGTGGTGGTTTGGCTTATCAATTGGCCAAAGCCGGTTATCCGGTCATTATCGGATCCAGGGGTGAGGAGAAGGCCAAGGCTTCGGCAAAAGCCATGTCGGATCGGGTCGGGACATCGGTAGACGGTAGAGAAAACAGCGCTGCCGCGACAATTGCCGATGTGGTCATAATGACGGTTCCTTTTGCCAGTCACGACAGTACCTTGAAAAGTGTCCGTGATGCGGTCCAGGGTAAGATATTTGTTGATGCCACCGTACCCCTGGTTCCACCAAAGGTAGCACGCGTCCAGCTCCCGGCGGATGGGCCGGCGGCTAAACAGTCCCAGATGTTGTTGGGTGAAAATGTTCGTGTCGTTTCCGCCTTTCAGAATATCGCAGCTACGCATTTGCAGTCAGACGATGGTCATCATAACGAATGTGATGTGTTGGTTTCAGGTAATGACCCGGAGGCACGGGATATGGTGGTCAAGCTTGCCAGGGATATTGGTTTGCGTGCTTGGCATGCGGGGGCAATCGACAATTCCGCTGTAGCCGAGGCGTTGACTTCGGTACTGATATTCTTAAACAAGCGCTACAAAATCAACGGTGCGGGTTTACGTATTACCGGCGAACCTGGTTCGGCAGTTTAA
- a CDS encoding electron transfer flavoprotein subunit beta/FixA family protein, giving the protein MKVLVAVKRVVDYNIKVRPKADGSDVEIANAKMSMNPFDEIAVEEAVRMKEAGSATEVVAVSLGETACQDIVRTALAMGVDRGLLVETDERLEPLTVAKLLVAIVEREQFDLVILGKQAIDDDSNQTGQMLAALLGWPQATFASQVLVDGDRVQVTRETDTGSQTLSFQPPGVVTSDLRLNEPRYVKLPNIMKAKKKPLDKITPAELGVDISARLEILSVAEPVQRSGGIKVSDAKELVEKLRNEARVI; this is encoded by the coding sequence ATGAAAGTACTGGTAGCTGTTAAAAGAGTTGTTGACTACAACATCAAGGTCCGTCCAAAAGCGGATGGATCAGATGTTGAGATAGCCAATGCAAAAATGTCCATGAATCCGTTTGATGAAATAGCCGTGGAAGAGGCGGTGCGAATGAAAGAAGCGGGTAGCGCTACAGAGGTGGTTGCTGTCTCCCTTGGTGAGACGGCATGCCAGGACATTGTCCGTACGGCGCTTGCCATGGGGGTGGATCGCGGCTTGCTGGTGGAGACCGATGAACGGTTGGAACCTTTGACTGTCGCCAAACTGCTTGTTGCTATCGTGGAGAGAGAGCAGTTCGATCTGGTTATTCTCGGTAAGCAGGCGATCGATGACGACAGTAACCAAACCGGTCAAATGCTGGCGGCGCTTTTGGGCTGGCCCCAGGCTACTTTCGCATCCCAAGTTCTGGTCGACGGTGATCGGGTGCAGGTTACACGAGAGACAGATACCGGCAGCCAAACCCTCTCTTTTCAGCCGCCGGGCGTGGTGACCTCCGATTTACGCTTGAACGAACCGCGCTATGTCAAATTACCGAATATTATGAAGGCCAAGAAAAAGCCCCTGGATAAGATCACGCCGGCAGAACTGGGTGTCGATATATCAGCTCGATTGGAGATTCTCTCTGTAGCTGAACCGGTACAGCGCAGTGGAGGCATCAAGGTTTCCGATGCAAAAGAGCTGGTGGAGAAACTCAGAAATGAAGCAAGGGTGATTTAA
- a CDS encoding electron transfer flavoprotein subunit alpha/FixB family protein → MTILVIAEHNNSELNAATLAAITAATQISDSVDLLIVGNGCSSVAESAARVRGVSRVALADAPEYEHQLAENVAPLVVRQAEGYTHLLMPATANGKNLMPRVAALLDVAQISDIIAIESSDCFRRPIYAGNVIATVRSKDPLKIVTVRATAFEPAVAEGGNALIDQIEASGDTGLCRWDGEEQSESSRPDLTQAEVVVSGGRGLGSAENFHLLETLADRLGAAIGASRAAVDAGFVSNDLQVGQTGKVVAPKLYIAVGISGAIQHLAGMKESKVIVAINKDEDAPIFQIADYGIVGDLFDILPALLAELERSVN, encoded by the coding sequence GTGACGATACTGGTTATCGCTGAACACAATAACAGTGAACTCAATGCTGCAACCCTGGCGGCAATCACTGCTGCGACTCAAATAAGCGATTCAGTCGATCTGCTGATCGTCGGCAATGGCTGTTCGTCGGTAGCCGAGAGCGCCGCGAGAGTACGGGGAGTGAGTCGTGTGGCATTGGCGGATGCCCCGGAATATGAGCATCAGCTGGCGGAAAATGTCGCTCCATTGGTCGTCAGACAGGCTGAAGGATATACGCATCTGCTGATGCCGGCCACTGCTAATGGAAAGAACCTGATGCCTCGCGTGGCAGCACTGCTGGACGTGGCTCAGATATCAGACATTATCGCGATTGAATCGAGTGACTGCTTCCGACGTCCGATCTACGCGGGAAACGTCATCGCCACCGTGCGCTCGAAGGACCCGCTGAAGATTGTCACTGTACGTGCAACCGCCTTCGAGCCGGCCGTTGCAGAAGGTGGTAACGCACTCATTGATCAGATTGAGGCGAGCGGGGATACGGGCCTTTGCCGCTGGGATGGAGAGGAGCAGAGTGAATCGTCGCGGCCGGACTTGACTCAGGCCGAAGTGGTGGTCTCCGGCGGGCGCGGTTTGGGCAGTGCGGAGAATTTCCATCTGCTCGAGACCCTCGCCGACAGGCTTGGTGCGGCGATTGGCGCATCCCGCGCAGCCGTGGATGCGGGTTTTGTTTCTAATGATTTGCAAGTAGGACAAACCGGCAAGGTGGTTGCCCCCAAACTCTATATAGCTGTCGGTATTTCCGGTGCCATACAACATTTGGCCGGAATGAAGGAGAGCAAAGTGATCGTGGCTATCAACAAGGACGAGGATGCCCCCATATTCCAAATCGCCGACTATGGCATCGTTGGCGACCTGTTCGACATCTTGCCTGCCTTGTTGGCTGAACTTGAACGGAGTGTTAATTGA
- a CDS encoding electron transfer flavoprotein-ubiquinone oxidoreductase — protein MQRESMEYDVVIVGGGPAGLAAAIRLRQLAMAQKRELSVCVLEKGAEIGAHILSGAVIDPCSLDELIPDWREQDAPLTTEVNHDLVYFLRNGEKAWQVPKQFVPASMHNRGNYIASLGNLCRWLSERAETLDVDIFPGFSAAEVLYGEHAEVAGVITGDMGLAEDGSKKPSFEPGMELRAKYTLFAEGARGHLGQQLVVRYQLDAGVGAQHYGLGLKELWDCSQQKHQQGLVIHGSGWPLSESGSGGGFFLYHLEDNQISVGLIVDLNYQNPYVNPYEEFQRLKQHPLLKGYLTGGRRVAYGARVINKGGFHALPTMHMPGALLIGCDAGTLNYAKIKGTHTAMKSGMLAAETVFESLAEGGRGGEDLYAFNDRFKASWLCDELYRSRNFGTALKKWGLYFGGAYNYLDQTLFGGKFPLDLHDDTEDRDTLKHAADCKRIDYPKPDGEISFDRLSSVYLSNISHEEDQPCHLRLQDSVVPLEINLGRYDAPEQRYCPAGVYEILDMEEGPQLQINAQNCIHCKTCDIKDPTANITWVTPEGGGGPNYPNM, from the coding sequence ATGCAACGTGAGAGCATGGAATATGATGTAGTCATCGTTGGCGGTGGTCCGGCAGGATTGGCTGCTGCAATACGATTGCGCCAACTTGCCATGGCACAGAAAAGGGAACTCTCCGTATGTGTGCTTGAAAAAGGCGCTGAGATTGGTGCGCACATACTGTCAGGCGCTGTCATCGATCCCTGCTCACTCGATGAATTGATTCCCGATTGGCGAGAGCAAGACGCACCTCTGACCACAGAGGTCAATCATGATCTTGTCTATTTTCTGCGGAATGGGGAGAAGGCGTGGCAGGTGCCGAAACAGTTTGTCCCCGCCTCAATGCACAATCGAGGCAATTACATAGCCAGCCTGGGTAATCTATGTCGTTGGCTGTCTGAACGGGCAGAGACACTGGATGTCGATATATTTCCCGGATTTTCGGCTGCCGAGGTGCTTTACGGTGAGCATGCTGAAGTGGCTGGTGTCATCACAGGCGATATGGGATTGGCCGAAGATGGCAGTAAAAAGCCAAGTTTCGAGCCCGGTATGGAATTGCGCGCAAAATATACTCTGTTTGCAGAGGGTGCACGTGGTCACCTGGGTCAGCAGTTGGTCGTCAGGTATCAACTTGATGCCGGCGTGGGCGCACAGCACTATGGGCTGGGATTAAAGGAATTGTGGGATTGCAGTCAGCAAAAACATCAACAGGGATTGGTCATCCACGGCTCGGGTTGGCCATTGTCAGAGAGCGGCAGTGGTGGTGGATTCTTTCTGTATCACCTTGAGGACAACCAGATCAGTGTGGGCCTGATCGTCGATCTGAATTATCAGAACCCTTATGTTAATCCATACGAGGAGTTTCAACGTCTGAAACAGCACCCATTGCTCAAAGGTTATCTGACCGGTGGCCGCCGGGTGGCCTATGGCGCGCGTGTCATAAACAAGGGCGGTTTTCATGCCTTGCCCACCATGCACATGCCTGGGGCGCTTTTGATCGGATGCGATGCAGGCACCCTCAACTACGCCAAGATCAAAGGCACCCATACGGCAATGAAGTCCGGCATGCTGGCTGCTGAAACAGTGTTCGAGTCTCTTGCTGAAGGGGGTCGGGGCGGAGAAGATCTGTACGCTTTTAACGATCGCTTCAAGGCATCCTGGCTTTGCGATGAGTTGTATCGCAGCCGCAATTTCGGCACGGCACTGAAGAAATGGGGTTTATACTTCGGAGGGGCATACAATTATCTTGACCAGACCCTGTTTGGCGGCAAGTTTCCCCTGGATCTGCATGATGACACAGAAGACCGCGACACCCTGAAACACGCGGCTGACTGCAAACGGATCGACTATCCTAAACCGGATGGCGAGATCAGCTTCGATCGACTCTCTTCAGTCTATCTCTCCAATATCAGTCACGAAGAGGACCAGCCCTGTCATCTCAGATTGCAGGATAGTGTCGTTCCATTGGAAATCAATCTGGGACGTTACGATGCCCCTGAACAACGTTACTGTCCGGCCGGGGTCTATGAGATTCTCGACATGGAAGAGGGCCCCCAACTTCAGATCAACGCGCAAAACTGCATCCATTGCAAGACCTGCGATATCAAGGATCCTACCGCCAATATCACCTGGGTGACGCCGGAAGGCGGTGGGGGACCGAATTATCCGAATATGTGA
- a CDS encoding CaiB/BaiF CoA transferase family protein — MTKRNLPLAGFKVLDLSRILAGPWCTQLFGDLGAEVIKIESPEGDGTRQWGPPFFDGKSAYYLSANRNKKSRVLDFKNPGDLAVLKGLLQSADVLIENFRAGTLDKFGLDGASALKLNPQLIYCSIHGFEQCSDWGAKPGFDALIQAMSGLMSITGTEEGEPVKVGVAISDILAGLYAGNAILAALLERQHSGRGQLIEIPLFDTQVTCLANVVSNFLTSREVPKALGSAHPNIVPYQCFATLSQPVMIAVGTDKQFASLCQVMAVDWHQQDDYRTNPRRVENRHRLVPLIQALMLTRTRDEWLAIFSAGDFPHGPVNDLGDLYDHPYTKESGLFLTLDDGRTPAVRNPIRFSRTPLDRYESPPELNGHPDAKFDCLDE, encoded by the coding sequence ATGACCAAGCGTAATCTTCCGTTGGCCGGATTTAAGGTCCTGGATCTTTCACGCATCCTTGCAGGGCCCTGGTGCACTCAATTATTTGGCGACCTTGGGGCGGAAGTGATCAAGATCGAGAGTCCCGAAGGTGATGGCACACGTCAGTGGGGACCGCCATTCTTCGATGGCAAATCGGCCTATTATCTCTCTGCGAACCGAAATAAAAAGTCTCGGGTGCTGGACTTCAAGAATCCCGGCGATCTGGCGGTACTGAAGGGATTGCTGCAATCTGCAGATGTGCTGATCGAAAACTTCCGTGCCGGTACTTTGGACAAGTTCGGTCTGGATGGAGCATCAGCGCTCAAGCTCAATCCGCAACTGATCTATTGTTCGATCCACGGATTCGAACAGTGCAGTGACTGGGGAGCCAAGCCGGGATTCGATGCGCTGATCCAGGCCATGTCAGGTTTGATGAGTATCACCGGAACCGAAGAGGGTGAGCCGGTCAAGGTTGGGGTGGCTATCAGTGATATATTGGCTGGGCTCTATGCCGGTAATGCGATTCTTGCTGCATTGCTGGAACGTCAACACTCCGGGCGGGGACAGTTGATAGAGATACCCCTGTTCGATACCCAGGTGACCTGTCTGGCCAATGTGGTTTCAAACTTCCTCACCAGTCGCGAGGTGCCGAAGGCATTGGGTAGCGCCCACCCCAATATCGTACCCTATCAGTGTTTTGCAACGCTTAGCCAACCGGTGATGATTGCGGTGGGGACTGATAAGCAGTTTGCCAGTCTGTGTCAGGTGATGGCTGTGGACTGGCATCAACAGGATGATTACCGAACCAACCCCCGGCGGGTGGAAAATCGTCATCGGCTGGTGCCCCTGATCCAGGCTTTGATGTTGACCCGCACCCGGGACGAGTGGCTGGCTATTTTTTCTGCCGGTGATTTTCCGCACGGCCCGGTCAACGATCTGGGTGATCTCTATGATCATCCCTATACCAAGGAATCCGGTTTATTCTTAACGCTGGATGACGGTCGTACACCCGCCGTGCGCAATCCGATCAGATTCTCCAGAACCCCTCTGGATCGGTATGAGTCACCGCCGGAGTTGAACGGGCATCCGGATGCCAAGTTTGATTGTCTCGACGAATGA
- a CDS encoding DMT family transporter, with translation MKKETQTVPVSCMRGAQLPIPLAHTYLVLTAFFLASNHVIGRGVHDVIPPVGLNFWRWTAGALILLPWVLKGGSPVRVFRGNITTYILLGGFVTLSTMLILIALRTTTAVNVSVISVFQPILTVIIAATFLGERLRTVQLAGIFAACTGVAVMLFHGSWSAVLELEINSGDLLTLLAVCGFSAYAINVSRIPLELSSLESLFGIIVTGCIILLPFYLVETIWFMIMPMDLATVGVVLVLALTVSVFGMLMWNQGNQAVGPSRAAVYLNLIPVFAAILAAVFLGEHVYWFHWLGAGFIGLGIWLVVKRVGNGDGK, from the coding sequence ATGAAAAAAGAGACCCAGACTGTCCCGGTTTCGTGCATGCGTGGTGCGCAACTGCCAATCCCACTGGCCCATACCTACTTAGTGCTGACCGCTTTTTTTCTTGCCAGCAATCATGTCATTGGACGTGGTGTGCATGATGTCATTCCACCGGTGGGCCTCAATTTCTGGCGCTGGACAGCCGGGGCACTGATCCTGCTTCCCTGGGTCTTGAAGGGCGGTTCACCCGTCCGTGTGTTTCGTGGGAATATAACCACCTACATCCTGTTGGGCGGCTTCGTGACACTCAGCACCATGTTGATTCTGATAGCACTTCGCACAACCACTGCCGTCAATGTCTCTGTTATCAGCGTATTTCAACCCATACTGACAGTTATCATCGCCGCTACCTTTCTGGGTGAAAGGTTACGAACAGTACAACTTGCGGGCATCTTTGCCGCCTGTACCGGCGTCGCTGTCATGCTGTTTCACGGTAGCTGGTCGGCTGTCCTGGAGCTTGAAATCAATAGTGGTGATCTTTTGACCTTGTTGGCGGTATGCGGATTCTCTGCCTATGCCATCAATGTCTCCAGGATACCTTTAGAATTGAGTTCCCTGGAATCCCTCTTCGGCATTATCGTTACCGGTTGTATTATTCTGCTGCCTTTTTATCTGGTGGAAACAATCTGGTTTATGATCATGCCGATGGATTTGGCTACTGTTGGCGTGGTTTTGGTGCTGGCGCTGACAGTCTCGGTTTTTGGCATGTTGATGTGGAACCAAGGTAACCAGGCTGTGGGTCCCAGTCGCGCTGCGGTATACCTCAATCTCATTCCTGTGTTTGCCGCAATCCTGGCTGCAGTTTTCCTGGGAGAGCATGTGTATTGGTTCCATTGGCTTGGAGCGGGTTTTATCGGTCTGGGAATCTGGCTGGTGGTGAAACGGGTGGGTAACGGCGATGGTAAATGA
- a CDS encoding antibiotic biosynthesis monooxygenase, with translation MVNEDLRKESDPPVSIMMSRMPLPGKEQEFETYLNGITEAAQRQPGHLGVSIIRPSGQERNYYILFKFDRRSNLEHWEKSDERARWRSIAKQVSEKPKRHMVTGLEAWFTLPDQAMVAPPPLYKMAVLAWLAIYLLISGLLWLIGPLLEPHPLMLRTLILTGIAVPLMTFLLMPLLTRIFKNWLYS, from the coding sequence ATGGTAAATGAAGATCTGCGGAAAGAGAGCGATCCTCCTGTCAGTATCATGATGTCACGCATGCCGTTGCCTGGAAAAGAACAGGAATTCGAGACATATCTCAATGGGATCACCGAGGCCGCCCAACGTCAGCCCGGGCATTTGGGGGTGAGTATCATTCGTCCCTCGGGTCAGGAGAGAAATTACTATATCCTGTTCAAGTTCGATAGACGATCAAACCTTGAACACTGGGAAAAATCTGATGAACGGGCCCGTTGGCGCAGCATCGCCAAACAGGTCAGCGAGAAGCCGAAGCGTCATATGGTAACCGGCCTCGAAGCCTGGTTCACTTTACCGGATCAGGCAATGGTGGCACCTCCCCCTCTTTATAAAATGGCTGTGTTGGCATGGTTGGCGATCTATCTTTTGATCAGCGGTCTATTATGGTTGATAGGACCGTTACTTGAACCCCATCCTCTGATGTTGCGTACCCTGATTCTTACCGGAATTGCGGTACCCCTCATGACTTTTCTGCTTATGCCATTGCTCACCCGGATCTTCAAAAACTGGTTGTATTCGTAA
- a CDS encoding LLM class flavin-dependent oxidoreductase yields MSVSFEIGILPNRPVSECLSLSGQAEEYGYGGVWIADSQCVMRDAYILLSQIALQTSRIRVGSGVTNAITRHPAVLANSWATLHEVSNGRAILGIGVGESAVHTLGFKPDRLAALENKITLLRALMKGQEVEYQGCRFHLAWCDVTVPIVMACSGPKSLQLGGRVADGVLFQVGADPALVRYALDNIRQGAEQAGRRFEEIKLYMRVATAVSPHRDMARDQIKGYASVAAGTVFKTVPREYFSDDLWSQLEEFKAKYDYFEHGSNRAKHQALLTDTIIDTVCIAGSPEETIPRFKAIADMGVDAFVWPANMEDAGHFIQTFADRVMPAFAAEGQAITKQVKR; encoded by the coding sequence ATGTCTGTCTCATTTGAAATCGGTATCTTACCCAATCGGCCGGTCAGTGAGTGTTTATCGTTGTCCGGGCAAGCCGAGGAGTATGGCTATGGAGGGGTCTGGATTGCCGATTCCCAATGTGTAATGCGGGATGCCTACATACTGCTCTCGCAGATTGCGTTACAGACTTCCCGCATCCGGGTGGGCTCCGGGGTAACCAATGCCATCACCCGGCATCCTGCAGTACTGGCCAACAGCTGGGCAACCTTGCACGAAGTGTCCAATGGAAGAGCGATACTGGGTATCGGTGTGGGCGAAAGTGCCGTTCATACCCTGGGATTCAAACCTGACCGCCTGGCGGCCCTGGAAAATAAGATCACGCTGTTGCGGGCATTGATGAAAGGGCAGGAGGTGGAATATCAGGGATGCCGTTTTCACCTGGCCTGGTGTGATGTGACGGTGCCCATCGTCATGGCCTGTTCAGGTCCAAAATCCCTGCAACTGGGTGGCAGAGTTGCCGACGGCGTGCTGTTCCAGGTGGGAGCCGATCCTGCATTGGTGCGATATGCACTGGATAACATACGCCAAGGTGCTGAACAGGCGGGACGAAGGTTTGAAGAGATTAAACTGTATATGCGCGTCGCAACGGCAGTCTCACCACATCGGGATATGGCCCGGGATCAGATCAAGGGATATGCCTCGGTAGCCGCCGGGACAGTCTTCAAAACAGTTCCTCGTGAGTATTTTTCTGATGATTTGTGGAGCCAGCTCGAAGAGTTTAAAGCGAAATATGACTACTTTGAGCACGGTAGCAATCGGGCCAAACACCAGGCACTGTTGACCGACACGATTATTGATACTGTCTGTATCGCAGGTTCTCCGGAAGAGACGATTCCTCGCTTTAAGGCCATAGCGGATATGGGTGTCGACGCCTTTGTGTGGCCGGCCAATATGGAGGATGCGGGGCATTTTATTCAAACGTTCGCCGATCGGGTGATGCCGGCGTTTGCTGCCGAGGGTCAGGCGATTACAAAGCAGGTGAAACGGTAA